From a single Plutella xylostella chromosome 5, ilPluXylo3.1, whole genome shotgun sequence genomic region:
- the LOC105382205 gene encoding immunoglobulin-binding protein 1b, translating into MAENLPGNSKDEEPLSKLFDEGMKLYMKLEDEKEPISSEAVQLTIKQAISKFEKATNLVSVSGMFSTNESLEELPTETLQYLLLPVLLGKLTLKLCAQGLARVEIINVAEIYFRDFLQRCKDYGVTDVEIPEPTCADPKAPCKPLTEQAKIANMVNSREVKIKRYKEMKEIKEKLEKLRYAMTSINVDDETRREYFTTLLTSHVNESLDELNSIEQEKPILEYMSKHAGELKQPKRPAPLKPVIITRDAVQKAVYGLGYPALPTLTIEEFYDQRVREGTFPGACKIPHATIQAADDDPDEAEKIRKEQLVETEDPEEIARQRNMDEFKDDHRRGWGNRHNRS; encoded by the exons atGGCTGAAAACCTACCCGGGAACTCTAAAGATGAGGAGCCCCTGTCGAAGCTCTTCGATGAGGGCATGAAACTCTATATGAAGCTGGAAGATGAGAAAGAACCAATAAGCAGTGAAGCCGTGCAG TTAACAATCAAACAAGCCATATCTAAATTCGAGAAGGCGACAAACCTGGTGTCCGTCTCAGGCATGTTCAGCACGAACGAGAGCCTCGAGGAGCTCCCCACGGAGACGCTGCAGTACCTGCTGCTGCCCGTGTTGCTCGGGAAACTCACCCTCAAGCTGTGTGCGCAGGGACTGGCCCGCGTGGAGATCATTAATGTTGCAGAAATTTACTTCAG AGATTTCCTGCAAAGGTGTAAGGATTATGGGGTAACAGATGTAGAAATACCAGAGCCTACCTGTGCCGATCCTAAAGCACCATGTAAACCCCTCACCGAGCAGGCTAAAATAGCTAATATG GTAAATTCACGGGAAGTAAAGATCAAACGCTACAAAGAGATGAAGGAAATAAAGGAGAAACTAGAAAAGTTACGCTACGCCATGACCTCCATAAATGTTGATGATGAAACCAGACGGGAATACTTCACCACGCTTCTCACAAGCCACGTCAATGAGTCCCTAGATGAACTTAATAGTATTGAACAGGAGAAACCAATATTGGAATACATGAGCAAACATGCTGGAG AGCTGAAGCAGCCGAAGCGTCCGGCGCCCCTGAAGCCGGTGATCATCACCCGGGACGCGGTACAGAAGGCAGTCTATGGGCTCGGCTACCCGGCGCTGCCGACGCTCACGATAGAGGAGTTCTACGACCAACGAGTGCGCGAGGGCAC TTTCCCCGGAGCCTGCAAGATCCCTCACGCCACCATACAGGCCGCTGACGACGACCCTGATGAAGCTGAGAAGATACGTAAG gaGCAGCTTGTGGAGACAGAAGACCCCGAGGAGATCGCCCGACAGAGGAACATGGACGAGTTCAAGGACGACCATCGGCGCGGGTGGGGCAACCGGCATAACCGGAGTTAG